TCAGCATCGCTCTAACTGTCTCAACCGAGTTCCGAAAGAGTTATCTGACCGTTGGCACAGTTATCCTCATTGCGGTATGGAATTCCAAAGGGATGTAAACTCAGGAATTTTAATGAAGAAAGTGGGGTGGGACATCGCCTCACTAAAAAACGCGAATCCCTCTAAAGGGAGGAGAAAGCAGCAGCGTACCGCGTAGCGGTCGCTGTCTGGAGTATGTCACTTCGGACAGATAACACCAAAATGAGTCATGAAATTAGCCCTCCATCCTACAATGGATCCTTTGGGATCGGTGTAGCAGAAGATTGTCAGTAGAGAATATTTGTTATAAAAATCATGAAGCGATCGCTCGCAGAACTGAGAAAATAATAGGAGCAGGACAAATTTGGTGATTGACCCATTCCCCTAGTGCCACCCAAAATCAATAACAACCCCCAACCATAAAAATGCAATTTGCTCGGCGATCGAGAAACAGATAGCACGCTCATTCTATCACCAAGATCGTTATAATAGAGCAAAGCGAAGTCGTTATGAGTTGGGAGCGATATGGCAAGTCCCCAAGTAGAAAACCTGGTCATCATCGGTTCCGGTCCAGCCGGATTCACCGCTGCCTTGTACGCAGCGCGCGCCAACCTAAAACCCTTTGTCTTTGAAGGATACCAAACCGGTGGATTGCCAGGGGGTCAGCTAATGACCACCACCGAAGTGGAGAACTATCCCGGCTTTCCCGACGGCATTACCGGTCCGCAACTCATGGAGAGAATGAAAGCACAGGCAGTCCGTTGGGGTGCAGAATTGGTCACCGAAGACGTAACCTACGTGGATTTGCAGCAGCGTCCTTTTACCATACGTTCCCAAGAACGGGAAATCAAAGCACACAGCATCATTATCGCCACCGGTGCCAATGCCAAACGCTTGCACCTTCCCAGCGAAGACAAATTCTGGAACCAAGGCATCTCCGCCTGTGCCATCTGCGACGGTGCCAGTCCTATCTTCAAAAATGCAGAACTCGTGGTGATTGGTGGCGGCGATACGGCAGCAGAGGAATCCGTTTATCTCACCAAATACGGTTCTCACGTTCATTTGCTGGTTCGTCGCGACCAAATGCGTGCCAGCAAAGCTATGCAAGACCGAGTCTTAAATCATCCCAAAATTACCGTCCACTGGAACACCGAAGCTGTGGATGTATTTGGTACGGAAGGCAAACAAATGGAAGGGGTGAAGGTAAAAAATAACCAAACTGGCGAACAAAGGGAAATTGCTGCGCAGGGATTGTTCTACGCCATTGGTCATACGCCCAATACCCAATTGTTCCAAGGACAGATAGAATTGGATGAGAAGGGGTATGTTATTACCCGCAATCATGTGGAAACCAATATTGAAGGCGTTTATGCCGTTGGCGACGTGCAAGACTACGTATTTCGCCAGGCGGTTACCGCTGCCGGGTCTGGTTGTATGGGTGCCATGTTAGCAGAGCGCTGGCTGACGGAAAAAGGCTTGGCGCAGGAGTTCCACCAAAGTAGCGAACAAATGGAAACTCCCAGCTACGAAGAATCAGAAAAATCAGCTGCGGATACCGAAGAAACATTTGACCCCAACGTGACTTTCCACCGGGGAAGCTATGCCATTCGCAAATTGTATCACGATAGCGATCGCTTAATTATGGTCCGCTACGTTGCCCCCACCTGCGGTCCTTGCCACACCCTCAAACCCATCCTCGACAAAGTCATCAAAGAATTCAACGGTCAAATGTACTGCGTAGAAATCGATATCGACGCCGAACCCAATATTGCTGAAGGCGCTGGTGTCACGGGAACACCAACCGTCCAGTTCTTTAAAAACAAAAAGCTACTGGCAGAAATGAAAGGCGTCAAACCCAAAAGCCAGTATCGAGAACTCATCGTTAATAATGTCTAACTCTGCCAAATTGGATGTCAACATACGTTGTTCGTTTTTCCTCCTGGTAGAAGCAAAGAGGGGAAACTTCCCCTCTATCCAAAAACACGGCAGCAGCGTTATTCCCACTCAATCGTAGCCGGTGGTTTGGAAGTCACATCGTACGCCACGCGATTGACCCCACGCACTTCGTTGACAATCCGATTGGAAACTGTCTCTAGAAAATCATAGGGAACCCGCGCCCAATCCGCCGTCATGCCGTCTTCGCTCGTAATAATTCTTAACACAACCGGATAGGCATAGGTGCGTTGGTCTCCCATGACACCGACACTACGAAGCGGTAGCAAAACAGCAAAAGCCTGCCAGAAGTGATGGTACAGTTGCTGGCGATTGATTTCCTGACGTAGGATAAAATCGGCATCTCGCAGGATTTCCAACCGTTCTTCGGTAATTTCCCCAATAATGCGAATCGCCAATCCCGGTCCTGGGAACGGATGGCGGTTGACAATTTCATCGGGTAAACCAACATTGCGCGCCACTTCCCGCACTTCGTCTTTGAACAAACGCCGTAAGGGTTCCACCAGCTTAAACCGCAAATTGCTGGGTAAGCCGCCAACGTTGTGGTGGCTTTTGATTTTGACCGCAACTCGTTCCCCAGTTTGGGGGTCGATGTTGGTATTGGCAGATTCGATCACATCAGGATAGAGGGTTCCTTGGGCCAAATAGTCAAATGGTCCCAAGCGCGTGGACTCTTCCTCAAAGACTTTAATAAACTCGTGACCAATGAGGCGGCGTTTTTCTTCTGGGTCTACCACCCCTTCTACAGCTTGGAGAAAGCGTTCTCTAGCATCTACATAGCTGACCGGAATGTGGAATTGGTCTCGAAATAGCTTCACCAACCGTTCCGGTTCATTTTTGCGCATGAACCCTTGGTCGATGAACATGCACACCAGTTGGTCGCCAATGGCTTTGTGTAGCAGAAAAGCCAAAGTAGATGAGTCTACGCCGCCGGAAAGGGCCAGCAAAACCCGCTTGTCGCCTACCTGACCGCGAATTTCTCGGACTGCCTCTTCCACAAAGGTTTCTGTGGTCCAAGTGGGTTCGCAGTTGCAAATGTGGTAGACGAAATTGCGAATTAGGGCAATGCCGCCTTCCGAATGCACCACCTCTGGGTGAAATTGTACCCCGTAAATTTTACTTTGGTGATCGGCGATCGCGGCACAGGGTGTATTTTGCGTATGGGCCAAAATATCAAACCCTTCCGGCAAACGCACCACCGAATCCCCGTGGCTCATCCACATGATAGACCCATCTTCCACATTGGTGAGCAAATCGGTGGGATCGTCAATGGTTAGCGAAGATTTGCCGTATTCCGCTCTTTCGGCGCGTTTGACTTCTCCCCCCAACTGCTGCACCATCAAATGCATGCCATAGCAAATCCCCAACACTGGCACCCCCAAATGCCAAATTTCTGGGTCGCAGTGGGGAACGCCAGAGTCGTAAACGGAGTTGGGACCGCCAGAGATAATAATCCCCTTGGGTTGGAGTTTCCGCAGCTGTTCGGCACTGGTGCGGTAGGAGAGAATTTCGGAGTAGACCTGAGTTTCGCGGATACGACGGGCAATAAGTTGGGAGTATTGCGAACCGAAGTCTAAAATAACGATGGTTTGCCGGTTAACATCTCCTACTGGTTGGGTACTTTGAGCTGGCGCGGTTTGTGGAGTCACGGCTATTTTCCAAATGCTTGTGATTTCGACGAAATTGGCAAGAAGGAAAGAAAAAATGTAGGAAAAATAATTTCGGCTGCCCTCTGGCAATCGCTACGGGCAAATCTTGCCAACGGAATTTATAGATATATTCTTCCTAAATTAGCATATTTTGGACAATTGACACAGAGGGATTTCCCCTGTTTTTCCCATCTTCTCCAGGGTCGTTTCCTTCTCACCTTTACCAAACCTTGTATCCCAGGCTGGGATGGGATTTTGCCAATTTCCTATTCTCGAAAACTCTGTTCCCAAGAAAAAATGGCGAATCGCAGAATTTCAGGAACTTTCACCACCCCTATGAAACATTTTGGTCTCCAGAAGGAAACGACTCTATCCTCTTCTCCTTTTTCCCCTCTGCTTAGATGGGGATAACCAAACATTAACCACCATTAGCTAGGCTTGCTAGAAAATAACTTTTGTTATCTACGGAAATGAGATAAATTTATCTTATGAATTCTATTGCTCAAAACAAACTGAGGGAACTCGCCCAAGTTTTTTTTAAATTAGGGGTCATTGGCTTTGGCGGACCGGCGGCGCATATTGCCATGATGGAAGATGAGGTGGTTAACCGACGCCAATGGATTTCGCGATCGCATTTTTTAGATTTGGTAGGGGCCACCAATTTGATTCCCGGTCCCAACTCCACGGAAATGGCCATTCACGTAGGCTACACCTACGGCGGCTTGCCAGGACTGCTGGTGGCAGGAGTTTGCTTTCTCTTGCCAGCAATTGTAATTACTGGAGTTTTGGCGTGGGTTTACGTAGCTTTCGGACAAATTCCGCAAATTGCTCCTTTACTGTACGGCATCAAACCGGCGGTGATTGCTGTCATTTTTGGCGCTTTGTGGCGGTTGGGAAAAAAAGCAGTTAAAAGCCGCGAGCTATTTGTTCTATGGATTCTGGTTGCCATTATTTTACTTGTATTCCCCATCAACGCAGCCGTGGCTCTGTTATTG
This window of the Geitlerinema sp. PCC 9228 genome carries:
- the guaA gene encoding glutamine-hydrolyzing GMP synthase, whose amino-acid sequence is MTPQTAPAQSTQPVGDVNRQTIVILDFGSQYSQLIARRIRETQVYSEILSYRTSAEQLRKLQPKGIIISGGPNSVYDSGVPHCDPEIWHLGVPVLGICYGMHLMVQQLGGEVKRAERAEYGKSSLTIDDPTDLLTNVEDGSIMWMSHGDSVVRLPEGFDILAHTQNTPCAAIADHQSKIYGVQFHPEVVHSEGGIALIRNFVYHICNCEPTWTTETFVEEAVREIRGQVGDKRVLLALSGGVDSSTLAFLLHKAIGDQLVCMFIDQGFMRKNEPERLVKLFRDQFHIPVSYVDARERFLQAVEGVVDPEEKRRLIGHEFIKVFEEESTRLGPFDYLAQGTLYPDVIESANTNIDPQTGERVAVKIKSHHNVGGLPSNLRFKLVEPLRRLFKDEVREVARNVGLPDEIVNRHPFPGPGLAIRIIGEITEERLEILRDADFILRQEINRQQLYHHFWQAFAVLLPLRSVGVMGDQRTYAYPVVLRIITSEDGMTADWARVPYDFLETVSNRIVNEVRGVNRVAYDVTSKPPATIEWE
- the trxB gene encoding thioredoxin-disulfide reductase codes for the protein MASPQVENLVIIGSGPAGFTAALYAARANLKPFVFEGYQTGGLPGGQLMTTTEVENYPGFPDGITGPQLMERMKAQAVRWGAELVTEDVTYVDLQQRPFTIRSQEREIKAHSIIIATGANAKRLHLPSEDKFWNQGISACAICDGASPIFKNAELVVIGGGDTAAEESVYLTKYGSHVHLLVRRDQMRASKAMQDRVLNHPKITVHWNTEAVDVFGTEGKQMEGVKVKNNQTGEQREIAAQGLFYAIGHTPNTQLFQGQIELDEKGYVITRNHVETNIEGVYAVGDVQDYVFRQAVTAAGSGCMGAMLAERWLTEKGLAQEFHQSSEQMETPSYEESEKSAADTEETFDPNVTFHRGSYAIRKLYHDSDRLIMVRYVAPTCGPCHTLKPILDKVIKEFNGQMYCVEIDIDAEPNIAEGAGVTGTPTVQFFKNKKLLAEMKGVKPKSQYRELIVNNV